One Glycine soja cultivar W05 chromosome 2, ASM419377v2, whole genome shotgun sequence genomic region harbors:
- the LOC114389239 gene encoding stearoyl-[acyl-carrier-protein] 9-desaturase, chloroplastic, producing the protein MALRLNPIPTQTFSLPQMASLRSPRFRMASTLRSGSKEVENIKKPFTPPREVHVQVTHSMPPQKIEIFKSLEDWAEQNILTHLKPVEKCWQPQDFLPDPSSDGFEEQVKELRERAKELPDDYFVVLVGDMITEEALPTYQTMLNTLDGVRDETGASLTSWAIWTRAWTAEENRHGDLLNKYLYLSGRVDMKQIEKTIQYLIGSGMDPRTENSPYLGFIYTSFQERATFISHGNTARLAKEHGDIKLAQICGMIASDEKRHETAYTKIVEKLFEVDPDGTVMAFADMMRKKIAMPAHLMYDGRDDNLFDSYSSVAQRIGVYTAKDYADILEFLVGRWKVEQLTGLSGEGRKAQEYICGLPPRIRRLEERAQARVKESSTLKFSWIHDREVLL; encoded by the exons ATGGCTCTGAGACTGAACCCTATCCCCACCCAAACCTTCTCCCTCCCCCAAATGGCCAGTCTCAGATCTCCCAGGTTCCGCATGGCCTCCACCCTCCGCTCCGGTTCCAA AGAGGTTGAAAATATTAAGAAGCCATTCACTCCTCCCAGAGAAGTGCATGTTCAAGTAACCCACTCTATGCCTCCCCAGAAGATTGAGATTTTCAAATCTTTGGAGGATTGGGCTGAGCAGAACATCTTGACTCATCTTAAACCTGTTGAAAAATGTTGGCAACCACAAGATTTTTTACCGGATCCTTCCTCTGATGGATTTGAAGAGCAAGTGAAGGAACTGAGAGAGAGGGCAAAGGAGCTTCCAGATGATTACTTTGTTGTTCTGGTCGGAGACATGATCACAGAGGAAGCCCTGCCTACTTACCAAACAATGTTAAATACTTTGGATGGAGTTCGTGATGAAACAGGTGCCAGCCTTACTTCCTGGGCAATTTGGACAAGGGCATGGACTGCTGAAGAAAACAGACACGGTGATCTTCTTAACAAATATCTTTACTTGAGTGGTCGAGTTGACATGAAACAAATTGAAAAGACAATTCAGTACCTTATTGGGTCTGGAATG GATCCTCGAACCGAGAACAGCCCCTACCTTGGTTTCATTTACACTTCATTTCAAGAGAGGGCAACCTTCATATCCCACGGAAACACAGCCAGGCTTGCTAAGGAGCACGGCGATATAAAGTTGGCCCAGATCTGCGGCATGATTGCCTCAGATGAGAAACGCCATGAGACTGCATACACGAAGATAGTGGAAAAGCTATTTGAGGTCGATCCTGACGGTACAGTTATGGCGTTTGCCGACATGATGAGGAAGAAGATTGCCATGCCAGCACACCTCATGTATGACGGCCGTGATGACAACCTGTTTGATAGCTACTCTTCGGTCGCGCAGCGCATTGGGGTCTACACCGCCAAGGACTATGCTGACATACTTGAGTTTCTGGTGGGGAGGTGGAAGGTGGAGCAGCTAACTGGACTTTCAGGCGAGGGAAGAAAGGCTCAAGAATACATTTGCGGGCTGCCGCCAAGAATCAGAAGGTTGGAGGAGAGAGCTCAAGCAAGAGTCAAGGAGTCGTCAACACTTAAATTCAGTTGGATTCATGACAGGGAAGTACTACTCTAA
- the LOC114389247 gene encoding (+)-neomenthol dehydrogenase-like gives MEPEHYFPSPSLCLTRWWSRETVAVVTGGNKGIGFALVKRLAELGVSVVLTARDKQRGEAAVENLRKQGLGDYVHLLLLDVSDPLSVSTFASSFRAKFGATLDILVNNAGVSYNELDENSVEHAESVIKTNFYGSKSLIEALLPLFRFSSSSITRVLNVSSRLGSLNKVRNAEIRAMLEREDLMEEHIDGVVRAFLGDVRNGTWKSHGWPSYWTEYAVSKLALNAYSRMLAKRYSYEGSGLSVNCFCPGFTQTAMTKGKGTHTADDAAALAATLALLPPHLLPTGKFFSLGKKATFLNATSKL, from the exons ATGGAACCGGAGCATTATTTTCCTTCTCCTTCACTATGCTTAACCAG GTGGTGGTCGAGGGAGACGGTGGCGGTGGTGACCGGAGGAAACAAGGGCATAGGGTTTGCATTGGTGAAGCGTCTTGCGGAGTTGGGAGTGAGTGTGGTGCTAACTGCTAGAGATAAGCAAAGAGGGGAAGCTGCAGTGGAGAATCTCCGAAAACAAGGCCTTGGTGATTATGTTCACCTTCTACTTCTTGATGTCTCTGATCCCCTTTCTGTGTCAACCTTTGCATCCTCCTTCAGAGCCAAATTCGGAGCCACCTTGGATATTCTT GTGAACAATGCGGGAGTGTCCTACAATGAGTTGGACGAGAACTCAGTGGAGCACGCAGAAAGCGTCATAAAGACTAACTTCTATGGTTCCAAGTCGCTGATTGAAGCTCTTCTCCCTCTCTTTcgattctcttcttcttccatcaCTCGTGTTCTCAACGTTAGCTCAAGGCTTGGCTCTCTCAAT AAGGTAAGAAACGCGGAGATAAGAGCGATGTTAGAGCGCGAGGACTTGATGGAAGAACACATCGACGGAGTGGTGAGAGCGTTCCTCGGAGATGTGAGAAACGGAACGTGGAAGAGCCATGGCTGGCCATCGTATTGGACGGAATACGCGGTGTCGAAGCTAGCATTGAATGCCTACTCAAGAATGTTGGCAAAAAGATACTCATACGAAGGAAGTGGGTTGAGTGTGAATTGTTTTTGCCCTGGTTTCACTCAAACCGCAATGACTAAAGGCAAGGGCACGCACACCGCCGATGACGCCGCCGCACTCGCCGCCACCCTTGCCTTGCTTCCGCCGCACCTCTTGCCCACCGGAAAGTTCTTTTCGCTTGGAAAGAAGGCAACATTCCTCAACGCTACTTCTAAACTATGA